The Leptospira sp. WS39.C2 genome contains a region encoding:
- a CDS encoding NAD-dependent epimerase/dehydratase family protein, translating into MKVLVFGGSGFLGSHVSDALSEAGHDVTIFDRNPSVYLRPNQKMIVGDLLDQNFVLSSVKGFDVVYNFAALADLNQALNKPIDTIKINVLGNSYILDACVQHKVQRFIYASTVYVFSREGGFYRCSKQSSEAYIEEYQKSFDLDYTILRYGSLYGPRSDESNGLFRIVKSALETGKITYEGSADSLREYIHVEDAAKASVVAMGEEFKNQSVVLTGQEPMKVIELLKMLAEILGRPDSVSFNEGDQVGHYVRTPYAYQPKLGRKYIPPMHVDLGQGLLQLIEEIKRDNL; encoded by the coding sequence ATGAAAGTATTAGTATTTGGTGGTTCTGGTTTTTTAGGTTCTCATGTGTCGGATGCATTGAGTGAAGCGGGACATGATGTAACAATTTTTGATCGAAATCCTTCCGTTTATTTACGTCCCAATCAGAAGATGATTGTCGGTGACTTATTAGATCAAAATTTTGTTTTATCCTCAGTTAAAGGATTTGATGTAGTTTATAATTTTGCAGCTTTGGCTGACCTTAACCAGGCTTTAAATAAACCGATTGATACAATTAAAATCAATGTTCTTGGAAATTCATATATTTTGGATGCCTGTGTTCAGCATAAAGTCCAACGTTTTATATATGCAAGTACGGTTTATGTGTTTAGCAGAGAAGGTGGTTTTTATAGGTGCAGCAAACAATCTTCAGAAGCATACATAGAGGAATATCAAAAGTCTTTTGATCTTGATTATACAATATTAAGGTATGGTTCCCTGTACGGGCCGAGATCTGATGAGTCTAATGGATTGTTTCGTATCGTCAAATCAGCTTTAGAAACTGGAAAAATTACTTATGAAGGTAGTGCTGATAGTTTAAGAGAGTATATCCATGTCGAAGACGCTGCAAAAGCAAGTGTTGTTGCTATGGGGGAAGAGTTTAAGAATCAAAGTGTCGTATTGACAGGCCAAGAACCAATGAAGGTGATTGAATTGTTAAAAATGTTAGCTGAAATTTTGGGTAGACCTGATTCAGTTTCGTTTAATGAAGGAGATCAAGTCGGACATTATGTGCGTACTCCTTATGCATACCAACCAAAACTGGGAAGGAAATACATTCCTCCTATGCATGTAGATTTGGGACAGGGACTCTTACAATTGATTGAAGAGATTAAAAGAGATAATTTGTAA
- the pgl gene encoding 6-phosphogluconolactonase, producing the protein MAINLVTFNSSEIWTNESLDFFERTILEELTDSIDGELHIILSGGNTPIPIYKRFSELDLPWDKFHFWLADERCVPFAHEDRTEPVIKNVLGSYITSLSKFHSIPEKEPITAAKSMDQVLKAIPKFHFAFLGIGEDGHTASLFPGYQLEDNSNDLDMIPIFESPKPPRERVSLSVKCINRSNHILFLTKGNGKMEILKEVMNGAELPVNLVRGKKSSQIYFCTE; encoded by the coding sequence TTGGCTATAAATTTAGTTACCTTTAATTCCTCTGAAATTTGGACTAATGAATCATTAGATTTTTTTGAGAGGACCATTTTGGAAGAATTAACAGATTCAATTGATGGTGAATTACATATAATTCTATCTGGTGGAAATACTCCGATACCAATTTATAAACGTTTTTCTGAGTTAGATCTTCCTTGGGATAAATTTCATTTTTGGTTGGCTGATGAAAGGTGTGTTCCTTTCGCACATGAAGATCGTACTGAACCGGTGATCAAAAACGTTCTAGGTAGCTACATAACGAGTTTATCAAAGTTTCATTCAATACCCGAGAAAGAACCAATCACTGCGGCAAAATCAATGGACCAAGTTTTAAAGGCAATTCCCAAATTTCATTTTGCGTTTTTAGGAATCGGTGAGGATGGTCATACGGCAAGTTTATTCCCTGGTTATCAGTTAGAAGATAATTCTAATGACTTAGATATGATACCAATTTTTGAATCTCCAAAACCTCCCAGAGAACGAGTTAGTTTATCTGTAAAATGTATCAATCGCTCAAATCATATTTTGTTTTTAACAAAAGGAAATGGGAAAATGGAAATTCTAAAAGAAGTGATGAATGGCGCAGAGTTACCTGTTAACTTAGTTCGCGGTAAAAAAAGTTCTCAAATTTATTTTTGTACGGAATAA
- a CDS encoding SDR family oxidoreductase yields MEHLFSLKDKVIIITGATGLLGSQHAEVVAEAGGIPILLDLNQKNCDELSNRIQTKYNVEAVGYKVDITNEEEILENVALIKKKFNSIHALINNAANNPKVEDSSEKAFSRLENFPLSVWNSDLAVGLTGSYLCAKHYGHLISTNANGGTILNISSDLGIIAPDQRLYRRNGLPDDLQPVKPVTYSVVKAGLIGLTRYLATYWAEKNVRCNAICPGGVENNQNEDFLKEVKSRIPLGRMAKKDEYKGLVLFLLSDSASYLNGSIISADGGRSVW; encoded by the coding sequence ATGGAACATTTATTTAGTTTAAAAGATAAAGTCATTATTATAACAGGTGCTACTGGTCTTCTTGGTAGCCAACACGCTGAAGTTGTGGCGGAGGCAGGTGGTATTCCCATATTACTCGATTTGAACCAAAAAAACTGCGATGAATTATCCAATCGTATACAAACAAAGTATAATGTTGAGGCAGTAGGTTATAAAGTAGATATTACAAATGAAGAAGAAATTTTAGAAAATGTTGCTTTAATCAAAAAGAAGTTTAATTCAATTCATGCATTGATTAATAATGCGGCTAACAATCCTAAAGTCGAAGATTCATCCGAAAAGGCATTTTCAAGGTTGGAAAATTTTCCACTATCTGTATGGAATTCTGATTTAGCTGTTGGTCTCACTGGATCCTACTTGTGTGCAAAACATTATGGACATTTGATTTCAACGAATGCCAATGGCGGAACGATTTTGAATATATCATCTGATTTAGGCATTATAGCGCCAGACCAAAGGTTGTATCGAAGAAATGGACTACCGGATGATCTTCAACCAGTAAAACCTGTAACTTATTCCGTAGTGAAAGCTGGATTGATTGGGTTAACTAGATATCTTGCGACATATTGGGCAGAAAAAAATGTACGATGTAATGCAATATGCCCAGGTGGAGTCGAAAATAATCAAAATGAAGATTTTCTAAAAGAGGTAAAGTCTCGGATTCCATTGGGGAGAATGGCTAAAAAAGATGAGTACAAAGGTCTAGTTTTATTTTTGTTAAGTGATAGTGCTAGTTATCTAAATGGATCCATTATTTCTGCCGATGGCGGACGAAGTGTTTGGTAG
- a CDS encoding SDR family NAD(P)-dependent oxidoreductase: MNLNLKNKRVFVSGGSKGIGLAIVRGFLSEGARVALTSRNLESLELTYKSLKEEFPNSDILYFGSDATDAKNTSKVFDSIMNEWKGLDIVISNVGDGRSTQEVLQSEEQFDRSLKINLKSAENVVREFLRTNSEKIGSICFISSITGLEAFGAPTDYSVAKAAVIALSKNLARKLAPGIRVNCIAPGNVYSPGGSWDEKIKSDPKRIASIIENTVPMKRFGTPDEIANVVLFLSSEKASFITGSCVVVDGGQTVGNH, translated from the coding sequence TTGAATTTAAATTTAAAAAACAAAAGAGTTTTTGTTTCAGGTGGAAGCAAAGGTATTGGATTAGCAATCGTACGGGGTTTTTTAAGCGAAGGTGCTCGAGTTGCACTTACTTCGCGTAATCTTGAGTCTCTAGAGTTAACTTATAAAAGTTTGAAGGAAGAATTCCCAAATTCAGATATTCTGTATTTTGGATCTGATGCAACAGATGCAAAAAATACATCTAAAGTATTTGATTCAATTATGAATGAATGGAAAGGATTAGACATTGTGATTTCAAATGTTGGTGATGGAAGGAGTACTCAAGAAGTTTTACAGTCAGAAGAACAATTTGATCGGAGTTTAAAAATTAATCTAAAATCTGCAGAAAACGTTGTAAGAGAATTTTTGAGAACAAATTCTGAAAAAATCGGATCCATTTGTTTCATATCTTCTATTACTGGCCTAGAGGCATTTGGTGCTCCGACAGATTATTCAGTGGCTAAAGCAGCTGTAATTGCCCTTTCTAAAAATCTGGCACGAAAGTTAGCTCCTGGAATTCGTGTGAATTGTATTGCTCCAGGCAATGTTTACTCTCCAGGTGGTAGTTGGGATGAGAAGATTAAGTCAGATCCAAAGCGTATTGCAAGTATTATCGAAAATACAGTTCCTATGAAACGGTTTGGAACACCTGATGAAATTGCAAATGTAGTTTTATTTCTTTCTTCTGAAAAAGCATCATTTATTACAGGATCCTGCGTAGTTGTTGACGGTGGACAAACAGTAGGCAATCACTAA
- a CDS encoding class I SAM-dependent methyltransferase has protein sequence MTDYLRVIYDEGSHPYTDYPSKLVSYLYQSFGLKPGLKILEPGCGRGEFLLNFKKMGLDCVGVDLSKEAKKFLATQEIPVHLCNADQEKLPFKDNTFDVIYNKSFLEHLRNPDFFLKEARRVLKPGGILICLVPDWESNYKIYFDDFTHRTPFTKISLLDIFKICDFDSPRVYIFRQLPIVWKYPFLNYFCALISPFIPVRTQNKFFRWSRELMLVGSAYKSR, from the coding sequence ATGACAGATTATTTAAGAGTTATTTATGATGAAGGATCACATCCATATACAGATTATCCAAGTAAACTAGTTTCTTATCTTTATCAATCGTTTGGATTAAAACCAGGATTAAAAATACTAGAGCCAGGTTGTGGTAGAGGTGAGTTTCTTTTAAATTTTAAAAAAATGGGATTGGATTGTGTAGGGGTCGATCTTTCAAAAGAAGCAAAGAAGTTTTTAGCAACACAGGAAATTCCTGTCCATTTATGTAATGCGGATCAGGAAAAATTACCATTCAAAGATAATACCTTTGATGTTATCTATAATAAAAGTTTCTTAGAGCATTTGCGGAATCCTGACTTTTTCTTAAAAGAAGCAAGAAGGGTATTAAAACCCGGGGGAATTTTGATTTGTTTAGTTCCTGATTGGGAATCAAATTATAAAATTTATTTTGATGATTTTACTCATAGAACCCCATTTACAAAAATCTCTCTATTGGACATTTTTAAAATCTGTGATTTTGACAGTCCAAGAGTTTATATATTCCGACAACTTCCCATTGTTTGGAAATATCCGTTTTTAAACTATTTTTGTGCTTTGATAAGTCCATTCATACCTGTACGAACTCAGAATAAATTTTTCAGATGGTCTCGTGAATTGATGTTAGTCGGCTCCGCTTATAAATCCCGATAA
- a CDS encoding VOC family protein, which yields MIKKTRHTGLVIRNLSKSLNFYENLGFQLWKREIEEGKFIDTVVGIQSVSVETAKLHGPDGSMIELLQYHSHPENKEKVNSPSNTLGCSHIAFTVDNIEETCKQIIEMGGNLVNQPAISPSGNVKVAYCHDIDGILLELVEELV from the coding sequence ATGATCAAAAAAACTAGGCATACAGGTTTAGTCATAAGAAATCTTAGTAAGTCTTTGAACTTCTATGAAAATCTTGGTTTTCAATTATGGAAGAGAGAGATTGAAGAAGGGAAATTTATAGATACTGTTGTTGGTATTCAATCAGTAAGTGTGGAAACAGCAAAATTACATGGTCCAGATGGTTCTATGATTGAATTACTTCAATACCATTCTCATCCAGAGAATAAGGAAAAGGTAAATTCACCTTCCAATACTCTCGGTTGCTCTCATATAGCATTTACAGTTGATAATATAGAAGAAACATGTAAGCAGATTATTGAAATGGGAGGTAATCTGGTCAATCAGCCCGCCATATCACCCTCTGGAAATGTTAAGGTTGCATATTGCCATGATATAGATGGGATATTACTTGAATTAGTAGAGGAACTCGTATGA
- a CDS encoding aspartate aminotransferase family protein produces MAGHGFSHIPQEVEKVNSKYRKINTQIPVPESIPLLEKMYEVESRSMHGQMPIIWDKAEGFQVYDKWGNTWIDFSSTIFVTNAGHGNKRIVEALRKVLDKPLLHTYTYGNIERIEYLEYLIANTPKQFEKAFLLSAGTEATECALKLMRLHGHKKGKKKGGIICFEGNWHGRTLGAQMMGWNPSQKEWIGYLDPNIFHLPFPYPWREEAVNDPKGFFTKGLETLCKEKNIDPKTDISGFMLETFQGWGAVFYPKEFVQALVEFAHKNDILVSFDEMQAGFGRTGKLFGYMHYGVEPDILCCGKGAASSLPLSLVLGSAEVMDLPDIGSMSSTHSASPMICAAGKANLESLLEDGYITNSEKLGLKFHEELQKIRTKYSNFISSIQGVGLLAAVIFNDQQGKPLSSLCDLISEYCLQRGLIVVHTGRESIKLAPPLSINEEALLEGLNVFSSAIDDAIKKSI; encoded by the coding sequence ATGGCAGGTCATGGATTTAGTCATATCCCACAAGAAGTTGAAAAGGTAAATTCAAAGTATCGTAAAATAAATACTCAGATACCAGTTCCAGAAAGTATCCCATTGTTAGAAAAAATGTATGAGGTGGAATCCCGATCAATGCATGGTCAAATGCCAATCATTTGGGATAAAGCAGAAGGTTTTCAAGTTTATGATAAATGGGGAAACACTTGGATCGATTTTAGCAGTACTATTTTTGTAACGAATGCTGGTCATGGAAACAAACGGATTGTTGAAGCATTAAGAAAAGTTCTCGATAAACCGCTATTACATACTTATACCTATGGGAATATTGAAAGGATTGAATATCTAGAATACTTAATTGCTAATACACCAAAACAATTTGAAAAAGCATTTTTGTTATCTGCTGGAACTGAAGCAACTGAATGTGCTTTAAAACTAATGAGATTACATGGCCATAAAAAAGGCAAAAAAAAGGGTGGTATCATTTGTTTTGAAGGAAATTGGCATGGTCGGACTTTAGGTGCTCAAATGATGGGATGGAATCCAAGTCAGAAGGAATGGATTGGATATCTAGATCCAAATATTTTCCATTTGCCATTTCCTTATCCATGGAGAGAAGAAGCCGTTAACGATCCTAAAGGGTTTTTTACAAAAGGATTGGAAACACTTTGTAAAGAAAAAAATATCGATCCAAAAACTGACATTTCTGGATTTATGTTGGAAACATTTCAAGGATGGGGTGCTGTTTTTTATCCAAAGGAATTTGTACAAGCATTAGTTGAGTTCGCGCATAAGAATGATATCCTGGTTTCATTTGATGAAATGCAGGCGGGTTTTGGGCGTACTGGAAAATTATTTGGTTATATGCATTATGGAGTAGAACCTGATATTTTATGTTGTGGAAAAGGAGCTGCTTCCAGTTTACCATTATCCCTAGTTTTAGGATCTGCAGAAGTTATGGATCTTCCAGATATTGGTTCAATGAGTTCTACGCATTCTGCAAGTCCAATGATTTGTGCGGCAGGGAAAGCAAATTTAGAATCTTTACTTGAAGATGGTTACATAACTAATTCTGAAAAATTAGGACTTAAATTTCATGAAGAACTTCAAAAAATTAGAACAAAATATTCTAATTTTATTAGTTCCATACAAGGTGTTGGTCTCCTTGCTGCAGTGATTTTTAATGATCAACAAGGAAAACCTTTATCTTCCCTTTGCGATTTGATTTCCGAATATTGTTTGCAAAGAGGTTTGATAGTTGTTCATACAGGCCGTGAATCCATAAAACTTGCACCGCCACTTTCAATTAATGAAGAGGCTTTATTGGAAGGATTAAATGTCTTCTCTAGTGCAATCGATGATGCTATCAAAAAGTCTATATGA
- a CDS encoding acylneuraminate cytidylyltransferase family protein, which produces MSNTIAIIPARSGSKSIKDKNLAKLSGHPLIAYSIAAGVLSKSVSRTIVSTDSEEYAEIAKRYGAEVPFLRPFEYSTDTSTDRDFMLHAMQWIKEKENKVPEFWVHLRPTTPLRDPKHIDEALKIIELDVSATALRSAHICSESPFKWFRKNESGYLTALTTEETSLDRFNLPRQSYPDVFIPDGYVDVVRSSFVLGTNLFHGNKVIGYVSPACTEVDSPEELDILEFQIKKYGSPLLEYLNQLESK; this is translated from the coding sequence ATGAGTAATACGATTGCAATCATCCCTGCAAGAAGTGGATCAAAAAGTATAAAAGATAAAAATTTAGCTAAATTGAGTGGGCATCCACTTATTGCCTATAGTATTGCTGCTGGAGTTTTGTCTAAATCTGTAAGTCGAACAATTGTATCCACAGACTCAGAAGAATATGCAGAGATTGCGAAAAGATATGGTGCAGAAGTTCCTTTCCTACGTCCTTTCGAATATTCAACCGATACTTCAACAGATAGGGACTTTATGCTCCATGCCATGCAATGGATAAAAGAGAAAGAAAATAAAGTACCCGAATTTTGGGTACATCTCAGACCAACGACACCCTTACGAGATCCAAAACACATTGATGAAGCATTAAAAATAATAGAATTGGATGTTAGTGCCACGGCTTTACGTTCTGCTCATATTTGTTCTGAATCACCATTTAAATGGTTTAGAAAGAATGAAAGTGGTTATCTTACTGCATTGACTACTGAAGAAACCTCACTGGATAGGTTTAATTTGCCTAGGCAATCATATCCAGATGTTTTCATTCCAGATGGTTATGTGGATGTAGTAAGAAGTTCCTTTGTCTTAGGCACAAATTTGTTTCATGGAAATAAAGTAATAGGTTATGTTTCTCCAGCTTGTACTGAAGTAGATTCACCTGAAGAGTTAGATATACTTGAATTCCAAATTAAGAAATACGGTTCCCCATTATTAGAATATTTGAATCAATTGGAGAGTAAATAA
- a CDS encoding sugar phosphate isomerase/epimerase family protein produces the protein MKNPLGVMQGRLLPKYKGRYQAHPVDYWLDEFPIAKSLGLDCIEFILDYNDFEKNPLVTDSGIVQIQNQMNETGVKVLSICADYFMEAPFHSEDFAIAKESQKVLLELLRQGKKLGVKDIVIPCVDQSSLKSEIDKKKFFESLSPLVKEAENVNINLSLETDLGPSDFLEVIRMFDSRSVKVNYDIGNSASLGFDPDEEFNMYGKYISDIHIKDRKRNSGSVELGTGDAQFQKVVNQIQQLHYEGPFIMQAYRDDEGLEIFKRQLDWVRRNFLN, from the coding sequence ATGAAAAATCCTTTAGGAGTTATGCAAGGGAGATTACTCCCGAAATACAAGGGAAGGTACCAAGCGCATCCAGTTGATTATTGGCTAGATGAGTTTCCAATCGCTAAATCCTTGGGTCTTGATTGTATTGAATTCATCCTCGATTATAACGATTTTGAAAAAAATCCATTAGTAACTGATTCTGGAATCGTTCAGATACAAAACCAAATGAATGAAACAGGTGTGAAAGTTCTTTCGATTTGCGCTGATTATTTTATGGAAGCACCTTTCCATTCTGAAGATTTTGCAATTGCGAAAGAGAGTCAGAAAGTTTTGTTAGAATTATTACGCCAAGGGAAAAAACTTGGAGTTAAAGATATTGTAATTCCATGTGTAGACCAATCTTCCTTAAAATCAGAGATAGACAAAAAGAAATTTTTTGAAAGTTTGTCTCCACTGGTAAAAGAAGCTGAAAACGTAAATATTAATTTGTCTTTAGAAACTGATTTGGGTCCTAGTGATTTTTTAGAAGTCATAAGGATGTTTGATTCTCGGTCCGTAAAAGTAAACTATGATATTGGGAATAGTGCCTCGTTAGGATTTGATCCAGATGAGGAATTTAATATGTATGGAAAATATATTAGTGATATTCATATCAAAGACAGAAAAAGAAATTCAGGATCCGTCGAATTGGGAACAGGGGATGCACAATTTCAGAAGGTTGTAAATCAGATACAACAACTCCATTATGAGGGTCCTTTCATTATGCAAGCTTATCGAGATGATGAAGGATTAGAGATATTTAAACGTCAATTAGATTGGGTAAGAAGGAATTTTTTAAATTAA